A region of Martelella sp. NC20 DNA encodes the following proteins:
- a CDS encoding DsbA family protein, which yields MFNRKSAVSTSVLFPAALLGLWPLGAIAENVAQTDIDLPWQTTFVGCSTSAAPFIENQLNLYGARPLMKVGGMQAWAVPQGDGTEKFALTTEDGLTIFGLVVGPQGEDISGALLSTKPNAVSLKTASAPSPSRPPSPKVANEEPAASNPNALEPPGRLTEAVPAEAEPVKAPSSDVVEPSDDAARAASADQADAGKPPKLASVGSQNTPDIPTAQSLDELVQQAHDFSAWFPVGNPRPDAPTFFLLADPTCPHCAWSIDSMKPLIQNGDIDLRIILAPILSETAFNISAAILQSDDVGTVFLRNEYAATSSVGGQKVAAIASDKIDDQTADILRRNVLWMRQNGIKGVPFFIYKTPEGGQFAFGNLTQQALDTALTME from the coding sequence ATGTTCAATCGCAAGTCGGCGGTTTCTACATCCGTCCTTTTCCCCGCCGCCTTACTCGGCCTGTGGCCACTCGGGGCGATCGCCGAAAACGTTGCTCAGACCGATATTGATCTGCCCTGGCAGACCACCTTTGTTGGTTGCAGCACATCGGCAGCACCTTTTATCGAGAACCAGCTCAACCTCTATGGCGCGCGCCCGCTGATGAAAGTCGGCGGCATGCAGGCATGGGCTGTGCCGCAGGGTGACGGCACAGAGAAATTTGCGCTGACAACGGAAGACGGACTGACGATTTTCGGCTTGGTTGTCGGACCACAGGGCGAGGACATTTCCGGCGCGTTGCTATCGACCAAGCCGAATGCCGTCTCGCTCAAAACCGCCAGCGCCCCCTCTCCTTCACGGCCCCCTTCCCCGAAGGTCGCCAACGAGGAGCCCGCTGCATCGAACCCCAACGCTCTCGAACCCCCCGGTCGGTTGACCGAGGCAGTTCCTGCGGAAGCGGAACCTGTCAAAGCACCGTCTTCGGATGTAGTTGAACCGAGCGACGATGCCGCACGGGCCGCATCGGCCGATCAGGCGGACGCTGGCAAACCGCCCAAACTGGCGTCGGTGGGCTCTCAAAATACACCAGACATTCCGACCGCCCAATCTTTGGATGAACTGGTGCAGCAGGCCCATGATTTCAGCGCGTGGTTCCCGGTCGGCAATCCAAGACCCGATGCACCGACCTTTTTCCTGCTTGCCGATCCGACATGCCCGCATTGCGCATGGTCGATCGATTCAATGAAGCCGCTCATTCAAAACGGCGATATCGACCTGCGCATAATTCTCGCTCCGATCCTCAGCGAAACCGCTTTCAATATCTCGGCCGCCATACTTCAGTCGGATGATGTCGGCACGGTTTTCCTAAGAAATGAGTATGCCGCGACTTCAAGCGTTGGTGGTCAAAAGGTTGCGGCAATCGCTTCCGATAAGATCGATGATCAGACGGCGGATATCCTTCGCCGAAACGTGTTGTGGATGCGCCAGAACGGGATCAAGGGCGTGCCCTTCTTCATCTACAAGACTCCTGAGGGCGGACAGTTCGCATTTGGCAATCTCACCCAGCAGGCGCTCGATACGGCGCTCACGATGGAGTAG